In Sphingobium sp. B2D3C, a genomic segment contains:
- a CDS encoding DUF1206 domain-containing protein → MDAGARLTMLARAGFATRGALYIVIAFLVLRAGRAEDPSGALEYLGDGGGMILLGLMAAGLIGYGLWRLSDAAFNIEQHDDDTKGKISRVGAAASGLIHLFLAWQAIRLMRGTSGGSGGGTEESAQSALQLPGGFILLIIGGLILIGTGLYQLFKAAKGSYLKHLEPQVARKAWAQWTGRLGYAARGAIFLITGGFLVSAGLDSQASEAGGMSDALAWLTNPWDILIAIGLLGFGIFSLIEARYRRLQTVSAGPLASGASRFGW, encoded by the coding sequence ATGGATGCCGGAGCCAGACTGACGATGCTCGCGCGCGCCGGCTTCGCGACCCGTGGCGCGCTTTACATCGTCATTGCCTTTCTCGTGTTGCGGGCCGGGCGGGCCGAGGATCCGTCGGGCGCGCTTGAATATCTCGGCGATGGTGGCGGCATGATACTCCTCGGCCTGATGGCGGCGGGGTTGATCGGCTATGGGCTCTGGCGGCTGTCGGACGCCGCTTTCAACATCGAGCAGCATGATGATGATACCAAGGGCAAGATCAGCCGCGTCGGCGCGGCAGCAAGCGGCCTGATCCACCTGTTTCTGGCGTGGCAGGCGATCCGGCTCATGCGGGGCACCTCCGGTGGCTCGGGCGGCGGGACGGAGGAAAGCGCACAGAGCGCCCTCCAATTGCCGGGCGGCTTTATCCTGCTCATCATCGGTGGCCTGATCCTGATCGGGACGGGGCTGTACCAGCTCTTCAAGGCCGCCAAGGGCAGCTACTTGAAGCACCTGGAACCGCAGGTCGCGCGCAAGGCCTGGGCACAATGGACCGGTCGGCTGGGCTATGCGGCGCGTGGGGCGATCTTCCTGATCACTGGCGGTTTTCTGGTCTCTGCGGGGCTGGATTCGCAGGCAAGCGAGGCCGGGGGCATGTCGGATGCGCTCGCCTGGCTGACCAATCCGTGGGACATCCTGATTGCCATCGGCTTGCTCGGTTTTGGCATATTCAGCCTGATCGAAGCGCGTTACCGGCGCCTGCAGACCGTTTCTGCCGGCCCTTTGGCGAGCGGGGCATCGCGCTTCGGCTGGTGA
- a CDS encoding AI-2E family transporter: protein MTVQQREADQAPRERQGPGARIAMATVIILAVVGTAWLFVKMSGLLLLVFAALVLAAILDAITRVICRIPGLPRGLGLALAVVTLLAVITGAFTLFGTQIVGEFDTIRDSIPPAIDQVQALLERFGLGDATRDLIEQGQGDLSNLLSQAGGYALTAGNGIANLVLLFVGAIFIASDPAVYRRGLILLMPQRAESPLGEALDDAVRGLRGWMMGQAVSSVVVAALTWAGLAALGVPAAGGLGIIAGLLDVIPMIGPIIAGVPAVLLAFTVSPMTALWTTLVFLVIQQLQGNFLQPMIQKQAVDVPPAVLLFAVVAAGLLFGFMGMLLAAPLTVVVFVMVQRIYVRTLLGKKIKIAGQD, encoded by the coding sequence ATGACAGTTCAGCAGCGCGAGGCGGATCAGGCGCCGCGCGAACGGCAAGGTCCGGGCGCGCGGATCGCCATGGCGACCGTGATCATTCTGGCGGTCGTGGGCACAGCGTGGCTATTCGTCAAAATGTCCGGCCTGCTGCTGCTGGTCTTCGCGGCGCTGGTGCTGGCGGCCATTCTCGACGCCATAACCCGCGTCATCTGCCGCATCCCCGGGTTGCCGCGCGGGCTTGGGCTGGCGCTTGCAGTGGTGACCCTGCTGGCGGTCATCACCGGCGCCTTTACGCTGTTCGGCACGCAGATCGTCGGCGAATTCGACACCATCCGGGACAGCATTCCGCCCGCCATCGATCAGGTGCAGGCGCTGCTGGAGCGGTTTGGCCTCGGCGACGCCACCCGCGACCTGATCGAGCAGGGGCAGGGCGACCTCTCCAATCTTCTCTCTCAGGCCGGCGGTTATGCGCTCACGGCGGGCAATGGTATAGCCAATCTGGTGCTGCTGTTCGTTGGCGCCATTTTCATCGCCAGCGATCCCGCCGTCTATCGGCGCGGCCTCATCTTGCTGATGCCCCAGCGGGCCGAGTCCCCGCTCGGCGAGGCACTCGATGATGCGGTGCGCGGCTTGCGAGGCTGGATGATGGGACAGGCTGTCTCGTCGGTGGTCGTGGCGGCGTTGACCTGGGCCGGGCTCGCGGCGCTGGGCGTGCCCGCAGCAGGCGGTCTTGGCATTATTGCGGGTCTGCTGGATGTGATCCCGATGATCGGCCCGATCATCGCGGGCGTGCCGGCCGTCCTGCTCGCCTTCACCGTGTCGCCGATGACCGCCTTGTGGACGACCCTGGTTTTTCTCGTCATCCAGCAGTTGCAGGGCAATTTCCTGCAGCCGATGATTCAGAAACAGGCCGTGGACGTGCCGCCCGCCGTGCTGCTCTTCGCGGTAGTGGCGGCCGGGCTTCTGTTCGGCTTCATGGGCATGCTGCTGGCTGCGCCGCTGACGGTGGTGGTGTTCGTGATGGTCCAGCGGATCTATGTGCGGACCCTGCTTGGGAAGAAGATCAAGATCGCCGGGCAGGACTGA
- the rpsT gene encoding 30S ribosomal protein S20 codes for MANTPQAKKRIRRNARRAEINGSRMSRIRTLVKKVEAAVAAGDKSAAQAALSAAQPELSRGVARGVLHKNTASRKFSRLTKSVAGLA; via the coding sequence ATGGCCAATACGCCGCAGGCAAAGAAGCGCATTCGTCGCAACGCACGTCGCGCCGAGATCAACGGTAGCCGCATGAGCCGCATCCGCACCCTCGTAAAGAAGGTGGAAGCAGCGGTCGCAGCTGGTGACAAGTCGGCGGCGCAGGCAGCCCTTTCCGCCGCACAGCCTGAGCTGTCGCGCGGCGTGGCCCGTGGCGTGCTCCACAAGAACACCGCTTCGCGCAAGTTCAGCCGCCTGACCAAGAGCGTCGCCGGCCTGGCCTGA
- a CDS encoding AI-2E family transporter yields the protein MDASPPPRKIEDHAFLALVILITVAFAFILEPYFQAILWGVIIAILFQPVHREIRDIMPRWPSAAAGLTLLLIIALVIVPALLLTIALIQEASVFYARIQSGEINFAQLFDDLRASMPAWSESWLQRYGLDNFNAAQERLREAAADSFQFVAAQAVNIGQSAFSLFIAFTVMLYLTYFLLRDGETLMESVIKRTPLRDGPRRELLRQFVLVIRATVKGSIIVAIVQGFIGGVVFWLLGVEGALLWGVMMGFFSLLPAVGTGIVWVPVAVYLLVSGALAQALILIFCGIFVIGMVDNLLRPILVGRDTRMPDYLVLITTLGGLQLFGFSGLVIGPVIAALFIATWNIVAGMRGQDEAALPITEPDDLPDAASVPVGEVEARLRTDATGTQKPASSPQGG from the coding sequence ATGGATGCCAGCCCACCGCCCCGCAAGATCGAGGATCACGCCTTTCTCGCGCTGGTCATCCTCATCACGGTCGCCTTCGCGTTCATTCTGGAGCCTTATTTCCAGGCGATCCTGTGGGGCGTGATCATCGCCATCCTGTTCCAGCCGGTGCATCGCGAGATTCGCGACATCATGCCGCGCTGGCCCAGCGCTGCTGCCGGCCTGACGTTGCTGCTCATCATCGCACTGGTGATCGTACCGGCGCTGCTGCTCACCATCGCGCTGATCCAGGAAGCGAGCGTGTTCTACGCGCGCATTCAGTCCGGCGAGATCAACTTCGCGCAATTGTTCGATGATCTGCGCGCCAGCATGCCCGCTTGGTCCGAAAGCTGGCTCCAGCGTTACGGGCTCGACAATTTCAATGCCGCGCAAGAGCGGCTGCGCGAAGCGGCGGCAGACAGCTTCCAGTTCGTGGCAGCGCAGGCCGTCAACATCGGCCAGAGTGCGTTCAGCCTGTTCATCGCGTTCACCGTCATGCTCTATCTCACCTATTTCCTCCTACGCGACGGCGAGACGCTCATGGAGAGCGTGATCAAGCGGACGCCACTGCGCGATGGCCCGCGCCGGGAACTGCTCCGCCAGTTCGTGCTGGTGATCCGCGCGACCGTGAAGGGCAGCATTATCGTCGCCATCGTGCAGGGCTTCATCGGCGGGGTCGTGTTCTGGCTGCTAGGCGTCGAAGGCGCCTTGCTGTGGGGCGTGATGATGGGCTTCTTCTCGCTGCTGCCCGCCGTGGGTACCGGCATCGTCTGGGTGCCGGTCGCAGTCTACCTGCTGGTCAGCGGCGCGCTGGCCCAAGCGCTCATCCTCATCTTCTGCGGCATCTTCGTGATCGGGATGGTGGATAATCTGCTGCGGCCGATCCTCGTCGGGCGGGATACCAGGATGCCGGACTATCTGGTGCTCATCACCACGCTGGGGGGGCTGCAACTGTTCGGCTTCAGCGGGCTGGTGATCGGTCCGGTTATCGCTGCCCTGTTCATCGCCACCTGGAACATCGTGGCCGGGATGCGCGGGCAGGATGAGGCTGCGCTCCCCATCACGGAGCCAGACGACCTGCCGGATGCCGCTTCCGTGCCGGTCGGCGAGGTGGAAGCGCGCTTACGCACCGATGCGACAGGCACGCAGAAGCCGGCTTCGTCGCCACAAGGCGGTTGA
- a CDS encoding quinone-dependent dihydroorotate dehydrogenase — MYQKLRPLLFALDAERAHGLALAALRLPLPSAPKPDPVLAQRLFGLDFASPVGLAAGFDKNGEVIDRVGALGFGFGELGTLTPRPQVGNPRPRIFRLVEDGGIINRLGFNNGGQPAACARLGRRGKPRGLIIGINIGANKDTEDRIADYEEGVRAMSPHCHYLTVNVSSPNTPGLRALQDRGALDALLGRVMAARAEDGPPMLLKIAPDLEPADVDDIAELALQHRIDGLIVTNTTISRPASLRSANAGESGGLSGAPLHDMALGRLRDFRQRLGDRLPLIGAGGIRTAEQAYARIRAGASLIQLYSAMVYEGPYLPARINAGLADLLRRDGFTSISQAVGVDTR; from the coding sequence ATGTACCAGAAGCTCCGCCCTCTCCTGTTCGCGCTCGACGCGGAGCGCGCCCATGGGCTCGCCCTTGCCGCGCTGCGCCTGCCTTTGCCCTCCGCCCCCAAGCCGGACCCAGTTCTGGCCCAGCGGCTGTTCGGACTGGACTTCGCCAGCCCCGTCGGCCTCGCTGCCGGGTTCGACAAGAATGGCGAGGTGATTGACCGGGTCGGCGCGCTGGGCTTCGGCTTTGGAGAACTGGGGACGCTGACCCCACGCCCACAGGTCGGCAATCCACGCCCGCGCATTTTCCGGCTGGTCGAGGATGGCGGCATCATCAACCGGCTGGGGTTCAACAATGGCGGGCAACCGGCGGCCTGCGCCCGGCTCGGTCGACGCGGCAAGCCACGGGGGCTGATCATCGGCATCAACATCGGCGCCAACAAGGACACCGAGGATCGCATTGCCGATTATGAGGAAGGTGTGCGGGCCATGAGCCCCCATTGCCATTACCTCACCGTCAATGTGTCGTCGCCCAATACCCCCGGCCTGCGCGCCCTGCAGGACCGGGGCGCGCTCGACGCCCTGCTCGGCCGCGTGATGGCCGCGCGTGCAGAGGATGGGCCGCCGATGCTGCTTAAGATCGCACCCGATCTCGAGCCGGCGGACGTCGACGACATCGCGGAACTGGCTTTGCAGCACCGCATCGACGGACTGATCGTAACGAACACCACGATCAGCCGTCCGGCCTCCCTCCGCTCCGCCAATGCCGGGGAATCGGGTGGCCTGTCCGGCGCACCGCTGCATGATATGGCCCTTGGCCGCCTGCGCGATTTCCGCCAGCGCCTCGGCGACCGGCTGCCGTTGATCGGCGCCGGCGGCATCCGTACCGCCGAGCAGGCCTATGCCCGCATCCGCGCCGGCGCGAGCCTCATCCAGCTCTATTCGGCGATGGTCTATGAGGGGCCGTATCTGCCCGCGCGCATCAATGCCGGGCTCGCCGATCTCTTGCGCCGGGATGGGTTCACGTCGATCAGCCAGGCTGTCGGGGTCGATACGCGCTGA
- a CDS encoding AraC family transcriptional regulator: MRHRFSVADTADMVALSYFVPPVDLAHYFGAMYLFTADQPRVADHTRADFAQIRFMLAGSGAYRFVDGHRAETPECCLLGATSAATHFDVHGPLQVFGVSVLPLGWAALRAGDADAASDDVVDLAARFGPGWTDMLSALRRIDDPGSAEAIFWAFIRDHLHPVPDAERKFIEVVDRWLADEQSPRVEVLQETTGLSARQLARWCNRLYGAPPKYLARKYRALRCAQVLAREDLEWAEVSGDAFYDQSHFIREIKHFTGLTPTELRERASIVIRLSMKRAELKGGIARLSQIS; the protein is encoded by the coding sequence GTGCGTCACAGATTCTCCGTTGCCGATACTGCGGACATGGTAGCGCTCAGCTACTTCGTTCCGCCTGTCGATCTGGCACATTATTTTGGCGCAATGTACTTGTTCACGGCGGACCAGCCGCGCGTGGCGGACCATACCCGTGCGGACTTCGCGCAAATTCGCTTCATGCTCGCCGGTTCGGGCGCCTATCGGTTCGTGGACGGGCACCGGGCGGAGACCCCTGAATGCTGCCTGCTCGGCGCGACCAGCGCGGCGACGCATTTCGATGTGCACGGGCCGCTGCAGGTGTTCGGCGTTTCCGTTCTACCGCTGGGCTGGGCGGCGCTGCGGGCGGGCGATGCGGATGCGGCATCCGATGATGTCGTCGATCTCGCTGCCCGGTTCGGCCCGGGCTGGACCGACATGCTCTCGGCGCTGCGGAGGATCGATGATCCCGGCAGCGCGGAAGCTATCTTCTGGGCTTTCATCCGCGATCACCTTCATCCCGTCCCGGATGCAGAGCGCAAATTCATCGAGGTCGTGGACCGCTGGCTGGCAGACGAACAGTCGCCGCGGGTCGAGGTGCTGCAGGAGACGACGGGCCTTTCCGCGCGCCAGCTCGCGCGCTGGTGTAACCGCCTGTACGGCGCGCCGCCCAAATATCTGGCGCGAAAGTATCGGGCGCTGCGCTGTGCCCAGGTTCTGGCGCGCGAAGATCTGGAATGGGCGGAAGTGAGCGGCGATGCCTTCTATGACCAGTCGCATTTCATCCGCGAGATCAAGCATTTCACGGGTCTCACGCCCACCGAACTGCGCGAGCGGGCCAGCATCGTGATTCGCCTCTCGATGAAGCGCGCGGAGCTGAAGGGCGGGATCGCCAGGTTGAGCCAGATCAGCTGA